The genome window AGGGTGACCATATTGCCGGGGAAGGAGACCAGGGCCGAGATCCCCACCGCGTTGCCGTGGCCGTAATCCTTGATCTGCCCGAAATCGTAATAGATCCGGCTTCCCAGGATGGCGGTATTGATGATGGGCAGGCCCAGGTCGGCGCCGAAGGCGGTCACAGCGTCATTGGTAGCGCTGGTCTGGTCGGGGTCGACATCGGTGACCACCGTACCGCCCACTTCAAATCCCTTGATGATGGGGATGCCGGTGCCGGACAGGGGGCAGACGAAGCCCCGCAGGCCGTAGATCTCGGCCCGGTCGAAGTTGGAGACCATGGACTGGATGCCGAACAGGGTCGGGGCCTCGCCCCAGGGGAACTTCAGGTTGAGCTCCATCCCGATCTTGCGGTTCAGGTCGTCGGCCCGGTTGCTGTAGTTGCTCATCAAAAACCCGTTGCCCAGGGTGGTGGCGTCCAGGGCCCCTACCCGGGTGTAGAACTTGTCGGTCCGGTTGCCCCAGCTGACATAGCGGACCAGCCGCATCATCTTGCTGGCCGGCTTCCATTCTTCCTTGCGGATGCCGTCGTTGTTCACCAGCAGGGAAACATCCAGGCCCACCCCCAGCTTGGAGAACCGCAGTTCCGGGGTCAGCTGCAGCAGGAAATAGGCCTTGCCGTCTATCATGGTCAATCCCATGCCGCCTGTGAAGCTGGAACCGCTGTCGGCTGGCGCTCCGGGCATGGTCTGGGCAGAACCGGCGCTAAAAAAGGCGGCCAGTACGAGAGCTAAGATCAGTGTCTTTTTCATGTCGGGCTCCTGATATTATTAGTGGTTGTTTTTTAGCAAATACCTGCGTTTATTATACTATTATAGCTTTTATCTGTCAACTCCAAACAGACGTTTTATCCCGGATATTCCGGCCCGGGATTTAGAATTTATTTTACCGGCCCTTTTAGATAGTTGACAGGCTTTTTAGATTATGCTATAATTCGTTGTTTATGGTGGGGTCGTAGTTCAGCTTGGTTTAGAACGCCTGCCTGTCACGTAGGAGGTCGCGGGTTCGAACCCCGTCGATCCCGCCATAAACAAAGCTCTGTAATACAGGGCTTTTGTATTTATATTTGGATCTGGGGCACGGTAGCTCAGGTGGTAGAGCGCCCCGATAAATCGGGGGCGGCGGCAGTTAGGAATGACAGTATATTTCATATACATACTTCAGAGCCTGAAAGATAAAAGGTTTTACATCGGCAGCACGGCTTGTTTGCAGGAAAGACTCTTAAAACACAATTCTGGCGGTGTTGATGCCACAAAATATCGCAGGCCTTTGGAGATAGTATACACTGAATCATTTCCGGAAAAGTCGGCAGCTCTTTTAAGGGAAAAATATTTGAAATCCCTAAAAAGCCATAAGGCCGTTAAAGAAATTATAGATAGTTGGCACGGTAGCTCAGGTGGTAGAGCGAGGGACTGAAAATCCCTGCGTCGGCAGTTCAACTCTGTCCCGTGCCACCATTTTAAAAAACCAGGCGAAAGCCTGGTTTTTTTATTTTCAGTCCGCCTCGCCCCGGATGAACTGCTGGATGTTCTGGTCGGGCGACTTTTTTATCTGTTCCGGGGTGCCGCAGAAGATTATCCGGCCCTGGTGCAGCATGGCTATCCGGTCGGCGATCTTGTTGGCGCTGACCATGTCGTGGGTGACCGCGATGGAAGTG of bacterium contains these proteins:
- a CDS encoding GIY-YIG nuclease family protein, whose product is MTVYFIYILQSLKDKRFYIGSTACLQERLLKHNSGGVDATKYRRPLEIVYTESFPEKSAALLREKYLKSLKSHKAVKEIIDSWHGSSGGRARD